The following coding sequences lie in one Chiroxiphia lanceolata isolate bChiLan1 chromosome 19, bChiLan1.pri, whole genome shotgun sequence genomic window:
- the CCDC137 gene encoding coiled-coil domain-containing protein 137 isoform X1, protein MARGPGPGPGPGPARGPRQKPGPGHKQGQRPGSGQKQGRGPGPGQGQKPGQRPGQKPGPGQKAGPRSEHGQAVPRRSRKERKVDNMKPKHPEEQEIPFRLREIMQSREAMKRLGQGKRKAAEKKQQQKPKSKGDIPVPRFRRGKGESERSYICRMEQEVQHVLFLTENQLQREPEREDTAPEKSQRKKEFQKKKLEKARKKKEEKKADMLEKSLFQDTVAFGEVVTQPPTITSRPRGRGPAKQAGRKRLLLTPRLGRSQASPVSPVSPVSPVMSMARRRIVEEERARVIQAYRDIQRRKQLQRERSQAGHRAPH, encoded by the exons ATGGCCcggggaccgggaccgggaccgggaccgggacccgCCCGTGGACCGCGGCAGAAACCAGGACCGGgacacaaacagggacagagaccGGGATCGGGGCAGAAACAGGGCCGGGGACcaggaccaggacagggacagaAACCGGGACAGAGACCAGGGCAGAAACCGGGACCGGGACAGAAAGCGGGACCGAGATCGGAACATGGACAGGCTGTTCCGCGGCGCAGCAG gaaggagaggaaggtggACAACATGAAGCCCAAGCACCCCGAGGAGCAGGAGATCCCGTTCCGCCTGCGGGAGATCATGCAGAGCCGCGAGGCCATGAAACGCCTGGGCcaggggaagaggaaggcagCAG agaagaaacagcagcagaagcccAAATCCAAGGGGGACATCCCGGTGCCCAGGTTCcggagggggaagggggagtcGGAGCGTTCCTACATCTGCCGCATGGAGCAGGAGGTGCAGCACGTCCTGTTCCTCACGGAGAACCAGCTCCAGCGGGAGCCTGAGCGGGAGGACACGGCTCCAGAGAAgtcccagaggaaaaaaga gtttcagaaaaagaagctggaaaaagctcggaagaagaaggaggagaagaaggcGGACATGCTGGAGAAGAGCCTGTTCCAAG ACACGGTGGCGTTTGGGGAGGTGGTGACACAGCCGCCCACCATCACCTCGCGGCCCCGGGGACGGGGTCCTGCCAAGCAG GCTGGACGGAAGCGGCTCCTTCTGACACCTCGGCTGGGCCGGAGCCAGGcatcccctgtgtccccagtgtccccagtgtccccgGTGATGTCCATGGCTCGCCGGCGCATCGTGGAGGAGGAGCGGGCACGGGTCATCCAGGCCTACAGGGACATCCAGAGGCGGAAACAGCTCCAACGGGAGCGTtcccaggctgggcacagggccCCGCACTGA
- the CCDC137 gene encoding coiled-coil domain-containing protein 137 isoform X2 produces the protein MARGPGPGPGPGPARGPRQKPGPGHKQGQRPGPGQRPGQKPGPGQKAGPRSEHGQAVPRRSRKERKVDNMKPKHPEEQEIPFRLREIMQSREAMKRLGQGKRKAAEKKQQQKPKSKGDIPVPRFRRGKGESERSYICRMEQEVQHVLFLTENQLQREPEREDTAPEKSQRKKEFQKKKLEKARKKKEEKKADMLEKSLFQDTVAFGEVVTQPPTITSRPRGRGPAKQAGRKRLLLTPRLGRSQASPVSPVSPVSPVMSMARRRIVEEERARVIQAYRDIQRRKQLQRERSQAGHRAPH, from the exons ATGGCCcggggaccgggaccgggaccgggaccgggacccgCCCGTGGACCGCGGCAGAAACCAGGACCGGgacacaaacagggacagagaccGGG ACCGGGACAGAGACCAGGGCAGAAACCGGGACCGGGACAGAAAGCGGGACCGAGATCGGAACATGGACAGGCTGTTCCGCGGCGCAGCAG gaaggagaggaaggtggACAACATGAAGCCCAAGCACCCCGAGGAGCAGGAGATCCCGTTCCGCCTGCGGGAGATCATGCAGAGCCGCGAGGCCATGAAACGCCTGGGCcaggggaagaggaaggcagCAG agaagaaacagcagcagaagcccAAATCCAAGGGGGACATCCCGGTGCCCAGGTTCcggagggggaagggggagtcGGAGCGTTCCTACATCTGCCGCATGGAGCAGGAGGTGCAGCACGTCCTGTTCCTCACGGAGAACCAGCTCCAGCGGGAGCCTGAGCGGGAGGACACGGCTCCAGAGAAgtcccagaggaaaaaaga gtttcagaaaaagaagctggaaaaagctcggaagaagaaggaggagaagaaggcGGACATGCTGGAGAAGAGCCTGTTCCAAG ACACGGTGGCGTTTGGGGAGGTGGTGACACAGCCGCCCACCATCACCTCGCGGCCCCGGGGACGGGGTCCTGCCAAGCAG GCTGGACGGAAGCGGCTCCTTCTGACACCTCGGCTGGGCCGGAGCCAGGcatcccctgtgtccccagtgtccccagtgtccccgGTGATGTCCATGGCTCGCCGGCGCATCGTGGAGGAGGAGCGGGCACGGGTCATCCAGGCCTACAGGGACATCCAGAGGCGGAAACAGCTCCAACGGGAGCGTtcccaggctgggcacagggccCCGCACTGA
- the OXLD1 gene encoding oxidoreductase-like domain-containing protein 1 yields the protein MLLRGARGLAGPHRGPPNSAGGVPREGTPHPHPTNISSLRELSDTPGKGSSCSDTPGRDSSTDTPGGNGGVPPADPPVPPPPTHCCGTGCPNCVWVGYVEELLERHRDGGARALEAVEQHVEDENIKMILRMEIRLRSKKD from the exons ATGCTGctgcggggggcgcggggcctGGCGGGGCCGCACCGGGGG CCCCCAAACAGCGCCGGGGgggtgcccagagaagggaCCCCGCACCCCCACCCCACCAACATCTCCAGCCTCCGGGAGCTCTCGGACACGCCAGGaaagggcagcagctgctcgGACACCCCAGGGAgggacagcagcacagacaccccCGGTGGCAATGGTGGGGTCCCTCCTGCagacccccctgtcccccccccgcCCACACACTGCTGCGGGACCGGCTGCCCCAACTGCGTGTGGGTGGGGTAcgtggaggagctgctggagcggcACCGGGATGGGGGAGCCCGGGCCCTggaggctgtggagcagcacGTGGAGGACGAGAACATCAAAATGATTCTCAGGATGGAGATCAGGCTGCGCTCCAAGAAGGACTGA
- the PDE6G gene encoding retinal rod rhodopsin-sensitive cGMP 3',5'-cyclic phosphodiesterase subunit gamma, with protein sequence MSLEPPKLEVKSATRVTGGPATPRKGPPKFKQRQTRQFKSKPPKKGVQGFGDDIPGMEGLGTDITVICPWEAFSHLELHELAQYGII encoded by the exons ATGAGCCTGGAGCCCCCCAAGCTGGAGGTGAAATCGGCCACGAGGGTGACCGGGGGTCCCGCCACCCCCCGCAAGGGACCCCCCAAGTTCAAGCAGAGGCAGACGAGGCAGTTCAAAAGcaaaccccccaaaaagggGGTGCAGGG gtTCGGTGATGACATCCCAGGCATGGAAGGGCTGGGAACAG ACATCACTGTCATCTGTCCCTGGGAGGCCTTCAGCCACCTGGAGCTGCACGAGCTGGCTCAGTACGGCATCATCTAG
- the TSPAN10 gene encoding tetraspanin-10: MALSRARLSQPHGESTRLLSQVSRLVELPYSSCSDDDADGVSLPGDTAEQDPGLWCPVPPKPSTFSRCVRYLAFLWNLLFLLLGLLLLAVGVWGLLAKAALPGGEHGAPLGSDPMLLFVLGGLGASAVSLAGCLGALRASPCLLRFFLGALLAFAGLEVLGGLLVLLARRRLRDGLRDLLLLCLLRYQEDPDLQFLVDEVQRSLQCCGLRSYRDWESNPYFNCSAPGVQACGVPASCCQDPLESGSVPNAQCGFGVLALGAAAAGAAVHVGGCGAALGAWLRGQAGAIAAAAAALVLVEAVGALMALRVLGDVAAFRAWG; the protein is encoded by the exons ATGGCGCTGAGCAGAGCCCGGCTGTCCCAGCCCCACGGGGAGAGCACCCGGCTGCTGTCCCAG GTGTCCAGGCTGGTGGAGCTGCCCTACTCCTCCTGCTCCGATGACGATGCTGACGGTGTCTCACTGCCTGGGGACACGGCCGAGCAGGACCCCGGGTTAtggtgccctgtgccccccaaacccagcacctTCAGCCGCTGCGTGCGCTACCTGGCCTTCCTCTGgaacctcctcttcctcctgctggggctgctgctcctggccgtgggggtctgggggctgctggccaaggctgccctgcccgggggggAGCATGGGGCACCCCTAGGCTCGGACCCCATGCTGCTCTTcgtgctgggggggctgggggccagtGCCGTGTCCCTGGCCGGCTGCCTGGGCGCCCTCCGTGCCAGCCCTTGCCTGCTCCGCTTCTTCCTGGGGGCCCTGCTGGCTTTTGcggggctggaggtgctgggggggctcctggtgctgctggcgcggcggcggctgcgggaCGGGCTGCgggacctgctgctgctctgcctcctgcgCTACCAGGAGGACCCTGACCTGCAGTTCCTGGTGGACGAGGTGCAGAGGAGCCTCCAGTGCTGCGGCCTCAGGTCCTACCGCGACTGGGAGAGCAACCC GTACTTCAACTGCAGCGCCCCGGGGGTGCAGGCGTGCGGCGTGCCGGCCTCGTGCTGCCAGGACCCTCTGGAGAGCGGCTCCGTGCCCAACGCCCAGTGTGGCTTCGGGGTGCTGGCGCTGGGGGCAGCGGCAGCGGGCGCTGCGGTGCACgtggggggctgcggggccgcgcTGGGCGCGTGGCTGAGGGGCCAGGCCGGGGCcatcgccgccgccgccgccgccctggTGCTGGTGGAGGCCGTGGGTGCCCTCATGGCACTGAGGGTGCTCGGGGATGTGGCGGCTTTCCGGGCGTGGGGGTGA